Proteins encoded together in one Aeromonas encheleia window:
- a CDS encoding ABC transporter permease subunit, producing the protein MLSYFLRRMLLIIPTFLGITLLVFTITRFVPGGPVERMLLQAQVSQNETGRSSGSKGAQALSDEQIEELKAFYGLDKPMLIAYWEWLQKLAVLDLGESTRYYEPVWDLIKDRLPVTAFFGLATFLLSYAVSIPLGVAKALRHNSRFDSLSSMLIYMAYALPAYVVGIFLITVFAFHLEWLPMGGFPGDDFDSMESSWDQIRTVFAHALLPLIAYAIGDFAILTMTMKNSLMENLSADYVRTAVAKGLPFRKAVTDHAMRNSLIPIASHLGSVLTVFFGGSFLIETIFNIDGIGLLGYEAIVERDYPTVMGILAITSMLMLVGNIVSDICVALVDPRVRFGD; encoded by the coding sequence ATGCTGTCGTATTTCCTACGTCGGATGCTTTTGATCATCCCGACGTTTCTCGGTATCACCCTGCTCGTCTTCACCATCACCCGCTTCGTGCCGGGCGGCCCGGTCGAGCGCATGTTGCTGCAGGCGCAGGTATCACAGAACGAGACCGGCCGCTCCAGTGGCAGCAAGGGGGCGCAGGCGCTCTCCGATGAGCAGATCGAGGAGCTCAAGGCCTTTTACGGCCTCGACAAGCCCATGCTGATCGCTTACTGGGAGTGGCTGCAGAAGCTGGCGGTGCTGGATCTCGGGGAGTCGACCCGTTACTACGAGCCGGTGTGGGATCTCATCAAGGACAGGCTACCGGTGACCGCCTTCTTCGGGCTGGCGACCTTCCTGCTGAGTTATGCCGTCTCCATCCCGCTCGGGGTGGCCAAGGCCCTCAGGCACAACAGCCGCTTCGATTCCTTGAGCTCCATGCTCATCTACATGGCCTATGCGCTGCCCGCCTACGTGGTGGGGATCTTCCTCATCACCGTCTTCGCGTTTCATCTGGAGTGGCTGCCCATGGGGGGCTTCCCGGGGGACGACTTCGACTCGATGGAGAGCAGTTGGGATCAGATCCGTACCGTCTTCGCTCACGCCCTGCTGCCACTCATCGCCTATGCCATCGGGGATTTCGCCATCCTCACCATGACCATGAAGAACAGCCTGATGGAGAACCTGTCGGCGGATTACGTGCGTACCGCCGTGGCCAAGGGGCTGCCGTTTCGCAAGGCGGTCACCGACCACGCCATGCGCAACAGCCTGATCCCCATCGCGAGCCACCTGGGATCGGTGCTCACCGTCTTCTTCGGGGGCTCCTTCCTCATCGAGACCATCTTCAACATCGACGGCATCGGCCTGCTCGGCTATGAGGCCATCGTCGAGCGGGATTACCCCACCGTCATGGGCATCCTGGCCATCACCTCCATGCTGATGCTGGTGGGCAATATCGTCTCCGACATCTGCGTTGCCCTGGTCGATCCCCGCGTGCGCTTTGGAGACTGA
- a CDS encoding ABC transporter permease has product MNLNPVTLKKLKRFKSIKRGYYSFVIFSVLVVISLLAELLVNSRALAVSYQGEIYFPTYGDVIPGQHFGLDYEYETNYRQLQAKLAQEAKGDWVLLPLVPWNPYEQDFKEEAYPPYAPNLAERHFLGTDTSGRDVLARLVYGFRIAIGFAFITLVASYVIGVSIGCMMGFLGGRFDLVLQRFIEIWSQVPFLYVIMILVSLAKPNFGLFVGINVLFGWMGITWYMRTLTYKERARDYVMAARAQGATTRRIIFNHILPNTLMMIVTLAPFAVVGNISTLTALDYLGFGLAPPTPSWGELLSQGINNLDAIWIVSSVVVAVSLVLIMVSFIGEAIREAFDPRKFTRYQ; this is encoded by the coding sequence ATGAACCTGAATCCGGTAACCCTGAAAAAACTCAAGCGCTTCAAGTCGATCAAGCGCGGCTACTACTCCTTTGTCATCTTTTCGGTCCTGGTGGTCATCTCCCTGCTGGCGGAGCTCCTGGTCAACAGCCGGGCCCTGGCGGTGAGCTATCAGGGAGAGATCTACTTTCCCACCTATGGCGACGTGATCCCGGGCCAGCACTTCGGGCTCGATTACGAGTACGAGACCAACTACCGCCAGTTGCAAGCCAAGCTTGCGCAAGAGGCCAAGGGGGACTGGGTGCTGCTGCCCCTGGTGCCCTGGAATCCCTATGAGCAGGACTTCAAGGAGGAGGCCTACCCGCCCTACGCCCCCAACCTGGCGGAGCGCCACTTCCTCGGCACCGACACCAGCGGTCGCGACGTGCTGGCACGCCTGGTCTACGGCTTTCGCATCGCCATCGGCTTTGCCTTCATCACCCTGGTGGCGAGCTATGTCATCGGGGTCAGCATCGGTTGCATGATGGGCTTTCTCGGCGGCCGGTTTGACCTTGTGTTGCAGCGTTTTATCGAGATCTGGTCTCAGGTGCCGTTTCTCTACGTCATCATGATCCTGGTGTCGCTGGCCAAGCCGAACTTCGGCCTGTTCGTGGGCATCAACGTGCTGTTCGGCTGGATGGGGATCACCTGGTACATGCGCACCCTCACCTACAAGGAGCGGGCGCGGGACTATGTGATGGCGGCGCGGGCGCAAGGGGCGACCACCCGGCGCATCATCTTCAACCATATCCTGCCCAATACCCTGATGATGATCGTCACCCTGGCGCCGTTCGCCGTGGTGGGCAATATCTCCACCCTGACGGCGCTGGACTATCTTGGCTTCGGCCTGGCGCCGCCAACCCCGAGCTGGGGGGAATTGCTCTCCCAGGGGATCAACAACCTGGATGCCATCTGGATCGTGAGCTCCGTGGTGGTGGCAGTGAGCCTGGTGCTGATCATGGTCTCCTTCATCGGCGAGGCGATCCGCGAGGCGTTCGATCCGCGCAAATTTACCCGTTATCAGTGA
- a CDS encoding extracellular solute-binding protein — protein MKNKIKWIGALFLLVNGSWVWAASLPADLKWETNDTDPTFVSPKALPGGTLNLFIDSFPLTFRTVGPDSNGSFRSFIQDNQLRLISFHPNTGNPIPSLASAWAIAPDSQTVYFKLDPRAKWSDGKPVTADDYTFGYEMMRSKDIKGPWFNNYYTTEVVAVEKVDDHTILVKAGSRKARLDLLNTTELWPQPKHYYKMGPNWVKQYNWALVPTTGPYVMSEVKKGKSITFSKQQNWWAQNDRYNQHRFNIDRIKVQVIRDHNIAFRHFLKGELDTFEMILPNWWHEKAVTPEYKKGYVQKVMAMTDTKQGGQGVHLNVANPKLADVNVRLGIQHAMNLDKMIATVLHGDYDRATTFGSGFGEFTDIKLPERAYDITKAREYFARGGYNKPGPDGILQNDKGERLTLALTYTSQEHSKRLTVLKEEAKKAGLDLELNLVDGATGFKVMLEKKHEAAWLGWGGGGLYPQYWESFHSANANKPQTNNLFNVADKELDALIDAYNVEFDMTKRAEISRQVQQRIYDLAIFVPGVQLNYVRASSWRHVMLPEVPATRNTPDLLYWPMDGYPHSSGGLLWIDPKVQEETRKAKDAGEALAPITLIDKTYAHH, from the coding sequence ATGAAAAATAAAATCAAATGGATAGGTGCGCTTTTTCTGCTGGTGAACGGATCCTGGGTGTGGGCCGCCAGCCTGCCTGCGGATCTCAAGTGGGAGACCAACGACACCGACCCCACCTTCGTCTCCCCCAAGGCGCTGCCCGGTGGCACTCTCAATCTCTTCATCGACAGCTTTCCGCTGACGTTTCGCACCGTGGGGCCCGATTCCAACGGTTCGTTCCGCTCCTTCATCCAGGACAACCAGCTGAGGCTCATCAGCTTCCATCCCAACACTGGCAACCCCATCCCCTCGCTGGCGAGCGCCTGGGCCATCGCGCCGGACAGCCAGACCGTCTACTTCAAGCTGGACCCCCGCGCCAAATGGTCTGACGGCAAGCCGGTCACCGCCGACGACTACACCTTCGGCTACGAGATGATGCGCTCCAAGGACATCAAGGGCCCCTGGTTCAACAACTACTACACCACAGAGGTGGTGGCGGTGGAGAAGGTTGACGATCACACCATCCTGGTGAAGGCAGGCAGCCGCAAGGCCAGGCTGGACCTGCTCAACACCACGGAGCTGTGGCCCCAGCCGAAGCACTACTACAAGATGGGACCGAACTGGGTGAAGCAGTACAACTGGGCCCTGGTGCCGACCACGGGCCCCTATGTGATGAGCGAGGTGAAGAAGGGCAAGTCCATCACCTTCAGCAAGCAGCAGAACTGGTGGGCCCAGAACGATCGTTACAACCAGCACAGATTCAATATCGACCGCATCAAGGTGCAGGTGATCCGCGACCACAACATCGCGTTTCGCCACTTCCTGAAAGGGGAGCTGGACACTTTCGAGATGATCTTGCCCAACTGGTGGCATGAAAAAGCGGTCACCCCGGAATACAAGAAGGGGTACGTGCAGAAGGTGATGGCGATGACCGACACCAAGCAGGGGGGGCAGGGGGTGCACCTCAATGTGGCCAATCCCAAGCTGGCGGACGTGAATGTGCGCCTCGGCATCCAGCACGCCATGAACCTGGACAAGATGATAGCGACCGTGCTGCACGGCGATTATGACAGGGCCACCACCTTTGGTTCGGGCTTTGGCGAATTCACTGACATCAAGCTGCCGGAGCGGGCCTATGACATCACCAAGGCGCGGGAGTACTTCGCCAGGGGCGGCTACAACAAGCCGGGGCCGGACGGCATCTTGCAAAACGACAAGGGGGAGCGGTTGACCCTTGCTCTCACCTACACCAGCCAAGAGCACTCCAAGCGGCTGACCGTACTCAAGGAAGAGGCCAAGAAGGCAGGCCTGGATCTGGAGCTCAACCTGGTGGATGGCGCCACCGGCTTCAAGGTGATGCTGGAGAAGAAGCACGAGGCAGCCTGGCTCGGCTGGGGTGGCGGTGGTCTCTACCCGCAATATTGGGAGTCGTTCCACTCGGCCAACGCCAACAAGCCGCAGACCAACAACCTGTTCAACGTGGCCGACAAGGAGCTGGACGCCCTGATCGATGCCTACAACGTCGAGTTCGACATGACCAAGCGGGCCGAGATCTCCCGTCAGGTCCAGCAGCGCATCTATGATCTCGCCATCTTCGTGCCCGGGGTGCAGCTCAACTACGTGCGGGCCAGCAGCTGGCGTCATGTGATGCTGCCGGAGGTGCCCGCCACCCGTAACACACCGGATCTGCTCTATTGGCCCATGGATGGCTACCCCCACAGCAGTGGCGGCCTGCTCTGGATCGATCCCAAGGTGCAGGAAGAGACCCGTAAGGCCAAGGACGCGGGTGAAGCGCTTGCGCCCATCACCCTGATCGACAAGACCTATGCGCATCATTGA
- a CDS encoding ABC transporter ATP-binding protein: protein MAETQAPILDVRENGGKFTADGGQGMVPILEVSDLEVEFAVDDGKIKVLDGVSFKVAPGQTLGIVGESGCGKSVTSLAIMGLLPRPHGQVVAGSIRFQGEELLTLAPDQMYKVRGNRISMIFQEPMTALNPVQTVGDQLMEVFSLHRPDFSKAQRKEAAIAMLQKVGIPEPAQRFAVYPHNLSGGMRQRVMIAMALACEPDLLICDEPTTALDVTIQAQILDLMKALQAQTGMAIIFITHDLGVVAELCDEVVVMYAGRAVERADIFELFDHPRHPYTHGLMASIPRLEDVPKSLLKTIKGQVPALHEMPAGCRFSNRCPHATELCVRVIPATEQLTERHGVACHHWKELI from the coding sequence ATGGCAGAGACACAGGCTCCCATCCTCGACGTTCGAGAGAATGGGGGGAAGTTCACCGCTGATGGCGGCCAGGGTATGGTCCCCATCCTGGAGGTTAGCGATCTCGAGGTGGAGTTCGCGGTCGATGACGGCAAGATAAAGGTGCTCGACGGGGTCAGCTTCAAGGTAGCCCCGGGCCAGACCCTGGGGATCGTCGGCGAGTCCGGCTGCGGCAAGAGCGTTACCTCGCTGGCCATCATGGGGCTGTTGCCGAGGCCCCACGGTCAGGTGGTGGCGGGTTCCATCCGCTTTCAGGGGGAGGAGCTGCTCACTCTGGCACCGGATCAGATGTACAAGGTGCGCGGCAACCGCATCTCGATGATCTTCCAGGAGCCGATGACGGCGCTCAACCCGGTGCAGACCGTGGGGGATCAGCTGATGGAGGTGTTCAGCCTGCACAGGCCCGATTTCAGCAAGGCCCAGCGCAAGGAGGCCGCCATCGCCATGCTGCAGAAGGTGGGGATCCCGGAGCCGGCCCAGCGTTTTGCCGTCTATCCCCACAATCTCTCCGGCGGTATGCGCCAGCGGGTGATGATCGCCATGGCGCTCGCCTGCGAGCCGGATTTGCTCATCTGCGACGAGCCAACTACGGCGCTGGATGTCACCATCCAGGCCCAGATCCTGGATCTGATGAAGGCGCTGCAGGCCCAGACCGGCATGGCCATCATCTTCATCACCCATGATCTCGGGGTGGTGGCCGAGCTGTGTGACGAGGTGGTGGTGATGTATGCGGGCCGCGCCGTGGAGCGGGCCGACATCTTCGAGCTGTTTGACCACCCGCGCCATCCCTATACTCATGGTCTGATGGCCTCGATCCCGCGCCTCGAAGATGTGCCCAAGAGCCTGCTCAAGACCATCAAGGGCCAGGTGCCCGCCCTGCACGAGATGCCAGCGGGCTGCCGCTTCTCCAACCGTTGCCCCCACGCCACCGAGCTGTGCGTGAGGGTCATCCCGGCGACCGAGCAGCTGACCGAGCGACACGGGGTCGCCTGCCATCACTGGAAGGAGTTGATATGA
- a CDS encoding ABC transporter ATP-binding protein, translating into MTALLSVRDLKQHFQLGGGFLRKKYTVYAVDGISFDLKQGETLGLVGESGCGKSTLGRSLLKLFEPTAGQISFEGRDITKLSAREMRSLRQEMQIVFQDPAESLNSRHTVGQILEEPFIIHGKGSTEQRREWVLELLDKVGLPKSAVDRYPHEFSGGQRQRIGIARAIALKPKLLVCDEAVSALDVSVQSQIVNLLLSLQREMNLAIIFIAHDLSVVKHISDRIAVMYLGRIVELAEAQQLYLHPRHPYTQALISAIPVPDPRRRNQRILLTGDVPSPISPPSGCHFHQRCPYATELCHGTSPELRICDGVAHQVACHFPLPVTEAVPLGKAI; encoded by the coding sequence ATGACTGCGTTGTTGTCTGTGCGGGATCTGAAGCAGCACTTCCAGCTCGGCGGTGGCTTCCTTCGCAAGAAATACACCGTCTATGCGGTGGACGGCATCAGCTTCGATCTGAAGCAGGGCGAGACCCTGGGGCTGGTGGGAGAGTCGGGCTGCGGCAAGTCCACCCTGGGTCGCTCCCTGCTCAAGCTGTTTGAGCCGACGGCGGGCCAGATCAGCTTCGAGGGGCGGGACATCACCAAGTTGTCCGCCCGGGAGATGCGCTCCCTGCGCCAGGAGATGCAGATCGTATTCCAGGATCCTGCAGAATCCCTCAACAGTCGCCACACGGTCGGCCAGATCCTGGAGGAGCCCTTCATCATCCACGGCAAAGGCAGCACTGAGCAGCGGCGCGAGTGGGTGCTGGAGCTGCTGGACAAGGTCGGTCTGCCGAAGAGTGCAGTGGATCGCTACCCCCACGAGTTTTCGGGGGGCCAGCGCCAGCGCATCGGCATCGCCAGGGCCATCGCCCTCAAGCCCAAGCTGCTGGTGTGTGACGAGGCGGTGTCGGCGCTGGACGTGTCGGTGCAGTCCCAGATAGTCAACCTGCTGCTCAGCCTGCAGCGGGAGATGAACCTGGCCATCATCTTCATCGCCCACGATCTGTCGGTGGTAAAGCACATCTCGGATCGGATCGCCGTCATGTATCTTGGTCGGATCGTCGAGCTGGCGGAGGCGCAGCAACTCTATCTGCACCCGCGCCACCCCTATACCCAGGCGCTCATCTCGGCTATTCCGGTGCCGGATCCCCGCCGTCGCAACCAGCGTATCCTGCTGACCGGCGATGTGCCGTCCCCCATCTCGCCCCCCAGCGGCTGCCATTTTCACCAACGCTGCCCCTATGCCACCGAGCTGTGTCACGGCACCTCGCCTGAGCTGCGGATCTGCGATGGTGTTGCCCATCAGGTGGCCTGTCATTTCCCCCTGCCGGTGACGGAGGCGGTGCCCTTGGGAAAGGCGATATGA